The following proteins are co-located in the Ictalurus punctatus breed USDA103 chromosome 14, Coco_2.0, whole genome shotgun sequence genome:
- the insyn2b gene encoding uncharacterized protein insyn2b, whose protein sequence is MGRKAADTTNPVPALGGRGVLSQKWGPLCSVGVQTSPGLRSLPSLKRRSQPTGTAHGNSVPVETMSLDRAKPPLGQFRNCTSKVSQHETSQDGSVYCQIKSIQTNPNQSGCRGKSKRNPRFINGSVVASELVEGVCSEGVETGEVGRQRETEIRIQRRGQSLKGENTCPTVQCGSVRSYATHPRPCHVMTSSRPCTACGRKLQAASCMAPACHKRETSQIQASMTLPMPLRKDAPRLQKQQFTDTHPTHTSHTHAGGTHKESSLDKSDRTIQETMTQPNDPSTHIHNKTCNKNSATIQISTNSCKQKTSEHSQTDKLQTGTLINKTQPTESTAAQKHVPKDVQLTSEYTNNQTYATIASAPSSVSTTPKPPPPVLSFGSDSQTTPTLPPKNAPNCKPSALTTELVSPDIQNVSETKATSQTQPPNQELKTAMAPETKPELVDYQPPQKNLTEAQIPLCNGVPSALHGLLQNIEENLLSNQEKIKVLLNVIQDLEKSKAMSEGRCSYRTGQDINNCSTCQKTACIIYSVEHDFRLQEGRFQSVLEALDMEYDVASFPKTDPSRPRNKNRIKKLRKKCFWWL, encoded by the exons ATGGGCCGAAAGGCAGCTGACACGACTAATCCAGTGCCAGCGCTGGGAGGGCGAGGAGTTCTGTCACAGAAATGGGGACCTCTTTGCAGCGTGGGGGTGCAGACATCACCAGGACTACGCTCACTTCCCTCCTTAAAAAGGAGGAGTCAGCCAACAGGGACGGCCCATGGGAATTCTGTTCCTGTGGAAACTATGTCTCTAGACAGAGCAAAGCCCCCTTTGGGACAATTTCGGAACTGCACAAGCAAAGTATCCCAGCATGAGACATCACAAGACGGCAGTGTCTACTGCCAGATCAAATCTATCCAAACAAACCCCAACCAGTCAGGATGCAGGGGAAAATCCAAACGGAATCCTCGCTTCATCAATGGCAGTGTAGTAGCATCTGAATTAGTAGAAGGGGTCTGTAGTGAgggggtggagacaggagaaGTGGGTCGTCAAAGAGAGACTGAAATACGAATTCAGAGACGGGGTCAATCACTAAAAGGGGAAAATACATGTCCTACAGTGCAGTGTGGGAGTGTAAGGTCGTATGCCACACACCCCCGGCCTTGCCATGTAATGACATCATCGAGACCATGCACAGCATGTGGACGAAAATTGCAAGCTGCATCTTGCATGGCACCTGCATGCCATAAACGAGAGACCAGTCAGATTCAAGCAAGCATGACCCTTCCAATGCCACTTAGAAAAGATGCACCCAGACTGCAGAAGCAGCAatttacagacacacacccaactcacacttcacacactcatGCTGGAGGCACACACAAAGAGAGCTCTCTTGATAAAAGTGACAGAACCATACAGGAAACAATGACTCAACCAAATGATccatccacacacatacacaacaaaaCATGTAacaaaaactctgcaactatACAAATATCTACAAATTcatgtaaacaaaaaacatcagaacACTCACAAACCGACAAATTACAGACCGGAACactgataaataaaacacagccaACGGAATCAACAGCAGCTCAAAAACATGTCCCAAAAGATGTACAGCTCACATCAGAGTACACGAATAACCAAACTTATGCAACTATTGCATCTGCCCCTTCATCTGTCTCCACCACCCCTAAACCACCTCCCCCTGTGCTTTCTTTTGGATCCGACTCACAAACCACACCCACTCTCCCACCTAAAAATGCTCCCAATTGCAAACCTTCAGCGCTAACAACAGAACTGGTATCACCAGACATTCAGAATGTCTCAGAGACCAAAGCAACATCGCAAACTCAACCCCCCAATCAAGAACTAAAAACTGCGATGGCTCCAGAAACCAAACCAGAACTGGTAGACTATCAGCCTCCGCAAAAGAACTTGACAGAAGCACAGATCCCACTGTGCAATGGGGTGCCATCAGCACTACATGGACTACTGCAGAACATTGAGGAGAACCTGCTGTCCAACCAAGAGAAGATTAAGGTTCTTCTCAATGTCATTCAGGACCTGGAGAAGAGCAAGGCCATGAGCGAGGG ACGCTGTTCTTACAGAACAGGGCAGGACATCAACAACTGCTCGACCTGCCAGAAAACAGCCTGCATCATTTACAG TGTGGAGCATGATTTCCGTCTGCAGGAGGGCCGCTTCCAGAGTGTCCTTGAGGCACTGGACATGGAATACGATGTTGCTTCATTTCCTAAAACTGACCCCTCTCGACCACGGAACAAGAACCGCATCAAGAAACTCCGTAAGAAGTGCTTCTGGTGGCTATAG